A window of Patescibacteria group bacterium contains these coding sequences:
- a CDS encoding HAD-IA family hydrolase — protein sequence MIKLIIFDCYGLVLNEGYPNTAKVLAKKYGGRWQDYHKIFYYKYFNLAATRKITQKEAWQKAIKHFNLPISWQKARDLHYNLMKLDKRAVKLNQELNKKGYTTLLLSKNTRSQMADVSKKFGLKKVFKNIINTWELNLPKASEETLSLVLRRFKVKPEEVVYIDDQENNLADARKMGIKTILIKNFKNMKKELEKELKIDSNKKLSGVLASPGKAKGKARIIKNIKDRNKVLKNEIVVLLDSDMKLLPTARNKILGFIIEKGNLTCHVATLARESKKPCLVKVKDATKILKDGGRVEVDADKGIVKILK from the coding sequence ATGATTAAACTTATTATTTTTGATTGCTACGGCTTAGTTTTAAACGAGGGCTATCCTAATACGGCCAAAGTCTTAGCTAAAAAATACGGCGGCCGCTGGCAGGATTACCACAAAATTTTTTATTATAAATATTTTAATTTAGCCGCCACCAGGAAAATTACGCAAAAGGAAGCTTGGCAAAAAGCGATTAAGCATTTTAATTTACCGATTTCTTGGCAAAAGGCAAGAGACCTGCATTATAATTTAATGAAATTGGATAAGAGAGCAGTTAAATTGAATCAAGAACTTAATAAAAAGGGCTATACGACCTTGCTTCTTTCAAAAAATACCCGCAGCCAGATGGCTGATGTTTCCAAAAAATTCGGTTTAAAAAAAGTATTTAAAAATATTATAAATACCTGGGAGCTTAATTTGCCCAAAGCGAGTGAAGAGACTTTGAGTTTGGTTTTAAGGAGATTTAAGGTAAAGCCAGAAGAGGTAGTTTATATAGACGACCAAGAAAATAATTTGGCTGATGCCAGAAAAATGGGCATAAAAACCATTTTAATAAAAAATTTTAAAAATATGAAAAAAGAATTGGAAAAAGAATTAAAAATTGACTCCAATAAAAAATTATCAGGCGTTTTAGCTTCGCCCGGTAAAGCCAAGGGTAAAGCAAGAATTATAAAAAACATAAAAGACAGAAATAAAGTTTTAAAAAATGAGATTGTGGTTTTGCTTGATTCTGATATGAAATTATTACCGACTGCGCGTAATAAAATTTTGGGTTTTATTATTGAAAAAGGGAATTTGACCTGCCACGTAGCGACCTTGGCCCGAGAATCAAAAAAACCTTGTTTAGTGAAGGTTAAAGATGCGACTAAAATTTTAAAAGACGGAGGCAGAGTGGAAGTTGATGCGGATAAGGGGATTGTAAAAATTTTAAAATAA